One region of Gymnogyps californianus isolate 813 chromosome 28, ASM1813914v2, whole genome shotgun sequence genomic DNA includes:
- the LOC127026663 gene encoding feather keratin Cos2-3-like, whose translation MSCYNQCQPCQPCGPTPLANSCNEPCVRQCQNSTVVIQPSPVVVTLPGPILSSFPQNTVVGSSTSAAVGSILSCDGVPITSGCCDLYCISSRYCGSRCCPC comes from the coding sequence ATGTCCTGCTACaaccagtgccagccctgccagccctgtggcCCGACCCCactggccaacagctgcaatgagccctgtgtcaggcagtgccagaacTCCACTGTCGTCATCCAGCCCTCCCctgtggtggtgaccctgcccggccccatcctcagctccttcccgcagAACACCGttgtgggctcctccacctccgctgctgttggcagcatcctcagctgtgATGgagtgcccatcacctctgggtGCTGTGACCTCTACTGCATTTCCAGCCGCTACTGTGGCAGCAGATGCTGCCCTTGCTAA